GGGCTTCACGGTTCTCGCGGAAGCCCAGATGAAGGTCGCTGATGGCGTAGAGTCTCACCTGTCTGGCTTACCATATAATGGACGGCGAAGGAGAGAATCTCATGTGCGTGGACCGAAGAGGTTTCATGGAAATCGCCGCGGTATCGGCGGGTGCTGCACTTCTTTCGTCACGCGGCGCGTCTGCCGAGGAACGGCCGCTTCCCGACGCGGTGGGCAGGTTGAAGCCGATGCTCGATGGCGTCCAGCCCATCACCGACGAGGAGCGGAAGGGCCGAATCGAGAAGGCTCGGCGACTCATGGCCGAGGCCGGCCTCGGAGCCGTCTATATCGAGTCGGGCTCCAGCCTCTTCTACTACACCGGAGTTCGTTGGGGGCAGAGCGAGCGTATGTTCGCCATGGTTATGCCCCGAGAAGGCGAGCCAGCGTTCGTGTGCCCCGCCTTCGAAGAGGCTCGAGCGCGCGAGCTCATTCGGTTCGGAGACGACGTGCGTACGTGGGAGGAGCACGAAAGTCCTTACGCCCTCGTCGCCAAGATCCTCACCGACCGCGGTGTGAGGACGGGCAAAATAGGGATCGAGGAGAGGGTTCGCTTTTTCCTCGCCGACGGCATTCAAAAGGAGTGTCCCGCGCTCGAGATGGTGACCGCGGATCCCGTGACCGTGGGCTGCCGGGTGATCAAATCCGACGCCGAGCTCGCGCTCATGAAGCGCGCGAACGAGATCACGATCGAAGCCTACAAGGCCGCGGTCGCTTCGCTTCAGGAAGGGATGACCCACGTCGAGGTCTCGGGGATCATCTCCTCGGCCTTTCAGAAAATGGGGGTGCAGGGCGGAGCCGGGGTTCAGTTCGGTGAGTACTCTGCTTTCCCTCACGGAAGCCGCGAGCCGCAGACGTTGAAGGAAGGCGACATCGTGATGATGGATGGCGGCTGCGGAGTCGAAGGCTACCGCTCCGACATCACCCGCACCGTCGTATTCGGAAAGCCGGGTGACCGTCAGCGTCAACTCTGGGATCTCGAGCGCAAGGCCCAGGACGCGGCGCGCGATGCGGTGCGACCAGGAGTACCCTGCGAGGCCATCGACGCCGCCGCTCGCAAGGTCATTACCGACGGCGGCTTCGGACCGGACTACAAGTAC
The sequence above is a segment of the Vicinamibacteria bacterium genome. Coding sequences within it:
- a CDS encoding Xaa-Pro peptidase family protein, with translation MCVDRRGFMEIAAVSAGAALLSSRGASAEERPLPDAVGRLKPMLDGVQPITDEERKGRIEKARRLMAEAGLGAVYIESGSSLFYYTGVRWGQSERMFAMVMPREGEPAFVCPAFEEARARELIRFGDDVRTWEEHESPYALVAKILTDRGVRTGKIGIEERVRFFLADGIQKECPALEMVTADPVTVGCRVIKSDAELALMKRANEITIEAYKAAVASLQEGMTHVEVSGIISSAFQKMGVQGGAGVQFGEYSAFPHGSREPQTLKEGDIVMMDGGCGVEGYRSDITRTVVFGKPGDRQRQLWDLERKAQDAARDAVRPGVPCEAIDAAARKVITDGGFGPDYKYFTHRVGHGIGLDGHEWTYLVRGNKTPLAPGMCFSNEPGIYLYGEFGVRLEDCFHVTEDGGELFTKQSPSVDDPFGVG